In Moritella sp. F3, a single genomic region encodes these proteins:
- the hemB gene encoding porphobilinogen synthase: MSKTILGGFPNRRPRRNRKNDFSRRLVAEHQLTVNDLIYPMFVLEGNGRREAIESMPGVERLSIDLLLEEAAELVALGIPMIAIFPVTPLDQKSLLAEEAYNANGLAQKAVRALKSSFPELGVMTDVALDPFTTHGQDGIIDDTGYILNDITTDILVKQALSHADAGADVIAPSDMMDGRIGAIRAALEEAGHVNTQIMAYSAKYASNYYGPFRDAVGSASNLKGGSKVTYQMDPANSDEALQEVAMDIEEGADMVMVKPGMPYLDIVRRVKDEFGVPTFAYQVSGEYAMHMAAIQNGWLKEQECVLESLLCFKRAGADGILTYFAKRVAIWLKENKA, encoded by the coding sequence GTGAGTAAAACTATTCTAGGTGGATTCCCAAATCGCCGTCCTCGTCGTAATCGCAAAAATGATTTTTCACGTCGCTTAGTCGCTGAGCATCAGTTAACTGTTAATGATCTTATCTATCCGATGTTTGTACTGGAAGGTAATGGTCGACGTGAAGCTATTGAATCAATGCCTGGTGTCGAACGCTTATCGATTGATTTACTGCTTGAAGAAGCTGCTGAGCTGGTTGCATTAGGCATTCCGATGATTGCTATTTTCCCGGTAACGCCGTTAGATCAAAAAAGTTTATTAGCTGAAGAAGCATATAACGCAAATGGTTTGGCGCAAAAAGCAGTGCGCGCATTAAAATCATCATTTCCTGAACTCGGTGTGATGACGGATGTGGCGTTAGATCCGTTTACGACACATGGCCAAGACGGCATTATTGATGATACGGGTTATATCCTGAATGATATTACCACTGATATCTTAGTTAAACAGGCGCTTTCCCATGCCGACGCAGGGGCTGATGTAATTGCTCCTTCAGATATGATGGATGGTCGTATTGGGGCTATCCGCGCAGCGCTAGAAGAAGCTGGGCATGTGAATACTCAAATCATGGCTTACTCGGCAAAATATGCGTCAAATTATTATGGTCCTTTCCGTGATGCCGTTGGCTCAGCAAGTAATTTGAAGGGTGGCAGTAAAGTTACTTATCAAATGGATCCGGCTAACTCTGATGAAGCGTTACAAGAAGTGGCGATGGATATCGAAGAGGGGGCTGATATGGTGATGGTGAAACCGGGTATGCCTTACCTGGATATCGTCCGCCGTGTTAAAGATGAATTTGGTGTTCCGACGTTTGCTTATCAAGTGAGTGGTGAATATGCGATGCATATGGCAGCTATTCAAAACGGTTGGTTAAAAGAGCAAGAGTGTGTGCTTGAGTCATTACTGTGCTTTAAACGAGCGGGTGCTGATGGCATTTTGACGTATTTTGCTAAACGTGTGGCAATATGGCTGAAAGAAAATAAGGCTTAA